In Pseudoalteromonas sp. '520P1 No. 423', the following proteins share a genomic window:
- a CDS encoding TonB-dependent receptor: MKTFKTTPLMLAMLTALTAPTIQAAEGAKDVERIMVTGSRIARTELASTSPITVIDKQSMINMGITDVSSALRRLPALTGNTTNNQSSSGANSIQTATLRGIEATNTLVLVNGRRVVGSDANGLVDLSGIPFEAVQEMQVLKDGASAIYGSDAIAGVINIITKQRFDGFDVSTHYGISSEGDAQERKVGLVTGASTDKASFMLAASTTNVSGWKERDRHLTHDADFGFIGGDNKRSSTAPNAKLSGFGLGEGNWTVLDAANPSVVVPFDYDTMGYNYRDVQSGANDSKTTSIFMTADYQLNDDTRFFSELSFHDGFVQGNQAPPGVDTGWYAGGAETPNAFLGYDDADGNHFGVGPNQKYNPFGVAGNVARRFSEYGPRIYKTENKINRYTLGLQGVVADEYDWEVVFSQQSAELVTSGGSQPSINRIERALSDECETDEDPNCVALNVFGPEGSITQEMLDYINITVPVQTNKNDLMFIQGSVSGPLMELPAGEMMFAVGVEYREDQLTQEVDISQRTESFDVSWASASTPVISPVREITELYLETKIPVLDNLELEAAVRYTEYSDIDESTTNPKFGVIYKPMDELTLRGSFSTGFRAPTMAQMYQGQTVSLTEDLHDPCNPDNTENYFNTSIPGCQGLDPAVSKNTILSSNVIGGGNPDLKPEEADNMTLGIVYEASDNLAFTLDYFEIEQSNVVFASTNYVIDQYVAGNPDYANDVERSNNGTGYISSTYAPANNIASRNISGVDLNANYLFETQIGEFRVNMDVSRMLAFEVQDTNDTPFRDIVGDYDSAFGSIPETKATLQLDWSMDNMRATYDATYNSEIEGKNVMASTVSHNVQVGYFIEEYKMDVKFGIQNVFDKMPPYLENGVTGTDDNLYSFRGRFFYGDVSVSF; encoded by the coding sequence ATGAAAACATTTAAGACAACACCACTTATGTTAGCAATGCTAACAGCATTAACAGCGCCAACTATTCAGGCTGCAGAAGGCGCAAAAGATGTTGAGCGTATTATGGTTACGGGTTCAAGGATTGCGCGTACAGAATTAGCATCAACTTCTCCTATCACTGTTATAGACAAACAATCCATGATTAATATGGGGATCACTGATGTAAGTTCAGCATTACGTCGTCTACCAGCACTAACGGGCAATACAACAAATAACCAAAGTAGCTCAGGTGCAAATTCTATTCAAACAGCAACATTACGGGGAATAGAAGCAACAAATACCTTAGTATTGGTTAATGGACGTCGTGTTGTAGGTTCTGATGCCAATGGTTTAGTTGATTTGTCAGGTATACCGTTTGAAGCTGTTCAAGAAATGCAGGTACTTAAAGATGGTGCATCTGCAATTTATGGCTCTGATGCGATAGCGGGTGTTATTAATATCATAACTAAGCAAAGGTTTGATGGTTTTGATGTGAGTACACATTATGGTATTTCATCAGAAGGTGATGCTCAGGAACGTAAAGTTGGATTAGTAACGGGTGCAAGTACTGATAAAGCCAGTTTTATGCTTGCAGCATCAACAACCAATGTCTCAGGCTGGAAAGAAAGAGATCGTCATTTAACACATGATGCTGATTTTGGTTTTATCGGTGGTGATAATAAACGCTCAAGTACAGCACCAAATGCAAAGTTATCAGGTTTTGGTCTAGGTGAAGGCAATTGGACAGTATTAGATGCAGCTAACCCAAGTGTTGTAGTGCCTTTTGATTACGATACTATGGGTTATAATTATCGTGATGTGCAGTCAGGTGCAAATGATAGTAAAACAACTTCAATATTTATGACTGCTGACTATCAATTAAATGATGATACGCGCTTCTTTAGTGAGTTATCTTTCCATGATGGATTTGTTCAAGGTAATCAGGCTCCTCCTGGTGTAGATACCGGTTGGTATGCAGGTGGTGCTGAAACACCAAACGCATTTTTAGGCTATGATGATGCAGATGGTAATCACTTTGGTGTAGGCCCAAATCAAAAATATAATCCTTTTGGTGTTGCAGGTAATGTAGCACGTCGTTTTAGTGAATATGGTCCCCGTATTTATAAAACAGAGAATAAAATAAATCGTTATACTTTAGGTTTACAAGGGGTTGTTGCTGATGAGTATGATTGGGAAGTTGTATTTTCTCAACAATCTGCGGAACTTGTAACTTCAGGTGGTTCTCAACCATCAATTAATCGTATTGAACGTGCTTTATCGGACGAATGTGAGACTGATGAAGATCCAAATTGTGTAGCATTAAACGTTTTTGGTCCAGAAGGGTCAATTACACAAGAAATGCTTGATTACATAAATATCACGGTCCCAGTTCAAACTAACAAAAATGATTTAATGTTTATACAAGGTAGTGTTTCAGGTCCATTAATGGAGCTACCAGCGGGTGAAATGATGTTTGCTGTGGGTGTAGAATATCGTGAAGATCAACTAACTCAAGAAGTTGATATCAGTCAGCGCACAGAAAGTTTTGATGTATCTTGGGCTTCTGCAAGTACTCCTGTTATTTCACCTGTTCGTGAAATCACTGAGCTTTACTTAGAAACGAAAATTCCAGTACTTGATAACTTAGAGCTTGAAGCCGCAGTTAGATATACCGAGTATAGCGATATCGACGAAAGTACCACCAACCCTAAGTTTGGTGTTATTTATAAACCTATGGATGAGCTAACGTTACGTGGTAGTTTCAGTACTGGTTTTAGAGCACCTACAATGGCGCAAATGTACCAAGGCCAAACAGTTAGCTTAACTGAAGATTTACATGATCCGTGTAATCCAGATAATACAGAAAATTATTTTAATACGAGTATTCCTGGATGTCAGGGATTAGATCCTGCTGTAAGTAAAAATACCATTCTAAGTTCAAATGTAATTGGTGGTGGTAACCCAGATCTTAAGCCTGAAGAAGCTGATAACATGACTTTAGGTATTGTATATGAAGCATCTGATAATCTTGCTTTTACTTTAGATTATTTTGAAATTGAACAAAGCAATGTTGTATTTGCAAGTACAAATTATGTAATCGATCAATATGTTGCTGGTAACCCTGATTATGCTAATGATGTAGAACGTTCAAACAATGGTACTGGTTATATTTCATCAACTTATGCTCCTGCTAATAATATCGCATCTCGTAATATTTCAGGTGTTGATTTAAATGCTAATTACTTATTCGAAACACAAATTGGTGAATTTAGAGTGAATATGGATGTATCTCGTATGCTTGCTTTTGAAGTGCAAGATACAAACGATACACCATTTAGAGATATTGTAGGTGACTACGATAGTGCATTTGGCAGTATTCCTGAAACAAAAGCAACTTTACAGCTTGATTGGAGCATGGATAATATGCGTGCAACTTATGATGCGACATATAATTCAGAAATTGAAGGTAAAAATGTAATGGCTTCAACGGTTTCCCATAATGTTCAAGTGGGTTACTTCATTGAAGAATACAAAATGGATGTGAAGTTTGGTATTCAAAACGTATTTGATAAAATGCCTCCTTACCTAGAAAATGGCGTAACAGGCACTGATGATAATTTATATTCATTTCGTGGACGTTTCTTCTACGGTGATGTATCAGTTTCATTTTAA
- a CDS encoding thiamine pyrophosphate-dependent enzyme, translating to MKIIRHMFICQKIQETGNKDRTVIIIGDGGFHFQLNELINFLKDNTQVTIIYMRNNIYDLGKSSDANIYNCNDEKFNVHNIIQAYSGNSTTCKTVNEFKQSFKTSMDSEGINLIEVLAKPIEEKQCN from the coding sequence GTGAAGATCATACGCCATATGTTTATTTGCCAAAAAATTCAAGAAACTGGCAATAAAGATAGGACTGTGATCATCATAGGTGATGGCGGATTTCATTTTCAACTAAATGAATTAATAAATTTTTTAAAAGATAATACTCAAGTTACTATCATTTATATGCGCAACAATATATATGATTTAGGTAAAAGCAGTGATGCCAATATTTACAACTGTAACGATGAAAAATTCAATGTGCATAATATCATTCAAGCTTATTCAGGAAACTCTACAACGTGTAAAACTGTCAATGAATTTAAGCAAAGCTTTAAAACCAGTATGGATTCAGAGGGTATTAATTTAATAGAAGTTTTGGCAAAACCCATAGAAGAAAAGCAGTGTAATTAA